In a single window of the Diospyros lotus cultivar Yz01 chromosome 10, ASM1463336v1, whole genome shotgun sequence genome:
- the LOC127811867 gene encoding 2-oxoglutarate-dependent dioxygenase DAO-like, which yields MEKAVGNCIPVIDVEEFANPSELEKLMEACRDWGCFRIVNHGLPPALMWEMKTVARALLDQPEEIKQRNVQPVIQGYTPTQHGGPLFEALGCYDMGSPSNIDAFCSILDASPLQRETIGKYCEAIREVALQIGRKMAEGMGVAGDQSFEEWALELRINKYNNTAEHVGTTGLNVHTDPGFLTILQDDENVGGLEMLYKLTGEFVTVPPMAGSLVVNLGDLATLWSNGRLWSVKHRVQCYEASTRVSLGCFMMGSKDREVAPPPELVDSDHPAVFTPINFVDFRKLRKENRLFSDGFDLLRVSSA from the exons ATGGAGAAGGCCGTCGGAAATTGCATTCCGGTGATCGACGTGGAAGAGTTTGCGAACCCATCGGAGTTGGAGAAGCTGATGGAAGCGTGCAGGGACTGGGGATGCTTCCGCATCGTCAACCACGGCCTCCCGCCGGCGTTGATGTGGGAGATGAAGACGGTGGCTCGCGCGCTGCTCGACCAGCCGGAAGAGATCAAGCAGCGCAATGTCCAGCCGGTGATCCAAGGCTACACGCCTACCCAGCATGGCGGCCCGCTCTTCGAGGCCCTCGGCTGCTACGACATGGGTTCCCCTTCCAATATTGATGCCTTTTGTTCCATCCTTGATGCCTCCCCTCTCCAAAG GGAGACAATAGGGAAGTATTGTGAAGCCATCCGGGAGGTGGCGCTGCAAATAGGGCGGAAGATGGCCGAAGGGATGGGGGTCGCCGGAGATCAATCGTTTGAGGAATGGGCTTTGGAACTGAGGATCAACAAGTACAACAACACTGCAGAGCACGTCGGAACCACCGGCCTCAACGTCCACACGGACCCTGGCTTTCTCACCATTCTGCAGGACGACGAAAATGTCGGCGGCCTGGAGATGCTGTACAAGCTCACCGGCGAATTCGTCACGGTGCCTCCCATGGCCGGATCCCTCGTCGTCAACCTCGGGGACCTCGCCACCCTGTGGAGCAACGGGAGACTCTGGAGTGTGAAACACAGAGTGCAGTGCTACGAAGCCAGCACGCGGGTGTCGCTTGGCTGCTTCATGATGGGTTCGAAGGATCGCGAGGTGGCGCCGCCACCGGAGCTGGTGGATTCCGATCATCCTGCTGTTTTCACTCCCATCAATTTCGTGGATTTCCGGAAGCTTCGGAAGGAGAACCGCCTGTTCAGCGATGGGTTCGATCTCTTGCGCGTCTCCAGCGCCTAG